GGATCGCTCAGGCTGTGGAACAGGCAGGTCGCTGGAAGCAACATCTCAAGTTCTTTGGCCCTATCGCCGTCTGATGTTTCTACAGTGATCGCCATCTCTCGATGATACCGCTCGTCGTGCGTGATCCCTGGTTACGAGGTTGTACCCGTGCCTGCGAGCTCGCGGTGCAGTTGTCCCTCGTGTTCGAGGTGCGTCAACTCCTCGAGCTGGAAGGTGCAGTGCTCGATGCCAAAGTGCTGCCGCATTGTGGCGGTGAGCTCGTCGAGGAGTCGTGAGTTGTCGGTGCCGGCACTCGGTACGACATGGGCAGACATGACAGACACCCCGCTCGTGAGGCCCCACACGTGCAGGCTGTGAAGAGCCTCGACTCCCTCGGTGGCAACGATTTCGCCCCGCACCTCGTCGATATCGATGTTGTGAGGTACGCCCTGCATGATCAGGTTGACCGCCTGCTTCAGGAGCAAGAAGGCTCGCGGCAGGATGATCACTCCGATTGCCGCTGCCGCGATTGCATCACCGCGGTTCCATCCGAGCGTGACGTTGAGCACGCCTGAGATGATGATCGCCGCAGCGCCGATCCCGTCGCTCATGACCTCGAGAAATGCGGCCTTGACGTTCAGGCTCTCTTTCGCGCCGCGGTTGAGAATCACCAGGGACGCCGCAGCGCCGATGAGCCCAACGATCGCGAAGGCGATCACGCCGCCACCGGCGACGTCGGTGGGGTTGAACCACCGCTCGACGGCTTCGAACAGGATGTAGCCGCCAAGCCCGAAGAGCAGCAAGCAGTTAATGAGCACCGCGACGATTTCTGCGCGCATGAGGCCGTAGCTTCGCCGCTTGGATGCGGCACGCGTCGCGAGGATCGACGCGATCAGGGCGATGAGGATCCCGCTCGCGTCGACAGCCATGTGCATCGCCTCGGCCGCGAGAGCCAAGCTGTTCGTGACCGTGGCCCCAACAATCTGGGCGGCAATGATCGCCCCGTAGATCGACAGGACAAGCACGAGTCGTCGTCTGTGGGTGCCTGTCGCAGTCTGAAGCGCTCCGGCACCGTGGTCGTGGCCCATTCCCATAGGAGTTCCTCTCAATAGATAAATCATCGCTTTATGGCGATGATAGCGAACTTTAGCGATATTGTCGCCCCGTGTGCGGAATGTGTGGACTGTGCGGACTGTGCGGAACTCAGGATGCGCGGCTCACGCACCCGATAGACTGTCTGGGTGAGCAACGAGATCGAGATTGGTCGCGGAAAGCGCGCCCGCCGTGTGTATACATTCGACGAGATTGGTATTGTGCCGACGCGGCGTACCCGAGACCCCGAGCTCGTCTCGACCTCCTGGACAATTGACGCGTTCCAGTTCGACATTCCCGTCATCGGCGCGCCGATGGACTCCGTCATGTCGCCCGCGACTGCGATTCAGCTTGGAAAGCTCGGCGGACTCGGCGTACTCAACCTTGAAGGCCTGTGGACTCGACACGAGAACCCCGAGCCACTGCTTGCGGAGATCGCGCGAGTTGATGACGAGATCGCCGCGGTTAAGCGGATGCGCGAGTTGTATTCAGCGCCGATCAAGCCGGAGCTGATCCGCGATCGCCTCGCGGAAATCCGCGACGCGGGCGTTACCGTAGCCGGCGCGCTCTCGCCGCACCGCACGGCTGAGTTCACTGACACCGTCGTGAAGGCAGGCGTCGACCTCTTCGTCATCCGCGGCAACACTGTCTCTGCCGAGCACGTGTCGGTCGATGGTCGTGAGCCATTGAACCTCAAGCAGTTCATCTACGAACTCGATGTCCCAGTCATCGTGGGCGGCGCAGCAACCTACCAGTCGGCGCTCCACCTCATGCGCACGGGCGCGGCAGGTGTGCTCGTCGGCTTCGGTGGGGGAGCGTCCTCGACGACTCGGGTTACTCTCGGAATTCGCGCACCAATGGCAAGCGCAATCGCAGACGTTGCTGGGGCCCGCACCGACTACCTCGACGAGTCGGGCGGGCGCTACGTGCACGTCATCGCTGATGGCGGCCTGGGCACCTCGGGTGACCTCGTGAAGGCGATTGCCTGCGGAGCTGACGCTGTCATGCTTGGTGCGGCGCTCGCTCGCGCAACCGATGCGCCCGGCCGCGGCTGGCACTGGGGCCAGGAAGCGCACCACGAAGACCTTCCCCGCGGGCGACGCGTCGCCGTCGAACAGATCGCGCCGCTCGCCGAGATCATGAATGGCCCAGCCCACATCGCTGACGGCAGCGCGAACCTGCTCGGGGCACTGCGCCGGGCTATGGCGACGAGTGGCTACTCCGACGTGAAGGAGTTTCAGCGGGTCGACATCGTTCACGCTGAGCGGTAGTCGTGGCCTCGCGCACTCCCGAATACCTCGGGGAGCCGACTCTCGGACAGGTCATGCGGCGGCCCCAGTGGATCGCCGCGCTTCTGCTCGCGATGGTTGTCGCGGCTGTGTTCGCCTGGCTCGGGCAGTGGCAAATGGGCAACGCGATCCGCGACAACGTTGACGACCTCACTGCAACTGAGACCGTCCGCCCGATCGATACGCTCACCGAGCCGATCGCCGGCATCCCAGAGATCGCCGCGGGCGCTGTCGTCTCGGTTAAAGGGACGTTCGTGCCGGGTGACTTCTCAGTCATCGGCGAGCGGATGAACCAGGGAGCCGACGAGAGCGCAGAGCGTCGGCAGGGAGCCTGGGTCGTTGGGCACCTCGTACGCACCGAGCTCGACGACGCAAGCCTTGCCGTCGCAGTTGGTTGGGCGCCGAGCGAGGCTGAGGCGCAGCGCGCGGTTGAGCGGTTGAGCCAGCTCCCGGAGGCAGAACGGGCGCTCGAGGGTCGCTACCTACCGGCCGAAGCGCCCGAGATTCCGAGGCCAGACGCCGATTCGCGCTACATGCGAACGATGGTTCCCGCGTTTCTCGCAAATGAGTGGGAACAGGTTCCCACAGGCCCGATCTACGGGGGATACCTCGTGCTGCACGATGCCGCACAGGCACCCGACCTTGCGAGCGTTGGCCTCGAGCCAATTGACTCTGTCGCGCCGAGCGCGCCCGAGAAGGTGAGCTGGCTGAACGTCTTCTACGCCATCGAGTGGGTGGTGTTCGCGGGCGTCGCACTGTTCCTGTGGTACCGCCTTGCGCGTGACGCGTGGGAGAAGGAACACGAGATCCTGATCCTCACGGCCGAGGCCGAGGCCGAGGCCGAGGCAGCCGCAGCAGAATCCGCCGGTGACTCCGGCGCAACGCCCAAACCATAGAATGGAAGCCATGCAACTCCAGCCCAAGCCCGAGGACTACCCACGTATTCGCCGCTCGCTGCGCGTCTACAAGGTGACCTCGGTCATCACCGGAATTATGCTCCTGCTGCTCTGCGCGGTCATGGTCATGAAGTACGCGTTCAAGGTTGAGTTGTTCCTGTTCACCCCGAATGGTGTCGCCGAGTTTCTGCCGACGATCCCGAAGGGGCAGGAAGCCGAGTTCGTTCGCGAGGGCTTCGACCTCTTCAAAGCGATCCTCATCGCTCACGGCTGGTTCTACGTGGTGTACCTCATTGCGAACTTCATGCTCTGGAGCCCGATGCGCTGGAACTTTGCGAAATTCTTGCTGCTCGCGCTCGGCGGCGTGATCCCGTTTCTCTCATTCATCCTCGAAGGGCGCATTGCCCGCGAGGTGACACAGTTTTTGGATGCGAAGGAGTCGGCGATCGCCGACTCTGCAGCATCCGCTGACCCAGATCGCCAGGAAGGCAAAGCATGACAGAAGTAGCGCACGATGGGCATCGGCCCGTCCTCGTCGTTGATTTTGGTGCGCAGTACGCGCAGCTGATCGCCAGGCGTGTGCGCGAGGCCGGGGTGTACTCCGAACTCGTTCCGCACACAATCAGCGCAGACGAGGTCCGCGCGAAGAACCCCGCGGGTCTTGTGCTCTCGGGCGGCCCGTCGTCAGTGTACGAGGAGGGGGCGCCGGCATTTGACGACGCGATCTTCGATCTCGGCATCCCGACGCTCGGCATTTGCTACGGCTTCCAGGTCATGGCGCGCGCCCTCGGCGGTACTGTCGGCAACACTGGCGACCGCGAGTATGGCTCCACCGAGGCGAAGGTTCTCGGCGATGGCGGGGCGATCCTCGGTGGACAGCCTGTTGATCAGCTCGTCTGGATGAGCCATGGA
Above is a window of Leucobacter aridicollis DNA encoding:
- a CDS encoding cation diffusion facilitator family transporter, translating into MGMGHDHGAGALQTATGTHRRRLVLVLSIYGAIIAAQIVGATVTNSLALAAEAMHMAVDASGILIALIASILATRAASKRRSYGLMRAEIVAVLINCLLLFGLGGYILFEAVERWFNPTDVAGGGVIAFAIVGLIGAAASLVILNRGAKESLNVKAAFLEVMSDGIGAAAIIISGVLNVTLGWNRGDAIAAAAIGVIILPRAFLLLKQAVNLIMQGVPHNIDIDEVRGEIVATEGVEALHSLHVWGLTSGVSVMSAHVVPSAGTDNSRLLDELTATMRQHFGIEHCTFQLEELTHLEHEGQLHRELAGTGTTS
- a CDS encoding GuaB3 family IMP dehydrogenase-related protein, with translation MSNEIEIGRGKRARRVYTFDEIGIVPTRRTRDPELVSTSWTIDAFQFDIPVIGAPMDSVMSPATAIQLGKLGGLGVLNLEGLWTRHENPEPLLAEIARVDDEIAAVKRMRELYSAPIKPELIRDRLAEIRDAGVTVAGALSPHRTAEFTDTVVKAGVDLFVIRGNTVSAEHVSVDGREPLNLKQFIYELDVPVIVGGAATYQSALHLMRTGAAGVLVGFGGGASSTTRVTLGIRAPMASAIADVAGARTDYLDESGGRYVHVIADGGLGTSGDLVKAIACGADAVMLGAALARATDAPGRGWHWGQEAHHEDLPRGRRVAVEQIAPLAEIMNGPAHIADGSANLLGALRRAMATSGYSDVKEFQRVDIVHAER
- a CDS encoding SURF1 family cytochrome oxidase biogenesis protein; this encodes MASRTPEYLGEPTLGQVMRRPQWIAALLLAMVVAAVFAWLGQWQMGNAIRDNVDDLTATETVRPIDTLTEPIAGIPEIAAGAVVSVKGTFVPGDFSVIGERMNQGADESAERRQGAWVVGHLVRTELDDASLAVAVGWAPSEAEAQRAVERLSQLPEAERALEGRYLPAEAPEIPRPDADSRYMRTMVPAFLANEWEQVPTGPIYGGYLVLHDAAQAPDLASVGLEPIDSVAPSAPEKVSWLNVFYAIEWVVFAGVALFLWYRLARDAWEKEHEILILTAEAEAEAEAAAAESAGDSGATPKP
- a CDS encoding DUF3817 domain-containing protein, with translation MQLQPKPEDYPRIRRSLRVYKVTSVITGIMLLLLCAVMVMKYAFKVELFLFTPNGVAEFLPTIPKGQEAEFVREGFDLFKAILIAHGWFYVVYLIANFMLWSPMRWNFAKFLLLALGGVIPFLSFILEGRIAREVTQFLDAKESAIADSAASADPDRQEGKA